From Thalassotalea psychrophila:
ATGATTCATCTTCGTAGCCAAGAGTTACTACAGTTTTATGGGCTTTATTGTCATCAATGGTAAACACTGTATGTTTGTTATCCATTGATATAAGAGCTTTTTTAGGCAAAAGTTTAGTGTTGTTATGTACGTCATAAACCAGTTTAACTTGCGCAAACATACCTGCTTTAAGTTTATTGTCAGGATTTTCAACTCTAAGTTTTACGCTAAATGTACCGGTATCTGAGTCAACAACAGGGCTTATACGTTCAACATGAGCGATCACATGTTCGTTTGGAAATGCAGTAAAACTAAGCTTAGCTGGTTGGTTTAAGCGCAACTTACTTAATTCTTGTTCAGGTAAATTTACTGTGCTTTCTAATACTTGCATTTTAACGATATGAAAAAGTTTTTGGCTTTGATATTGCTCAACCAGGTTACCTTCCTTAACGTAACGCTTTGAAATATACCCTGAAATTGGTGCCAGTATTTTTGTTTCTTTTAAATCTAGCTCAGCAATTTTTACATTAGATTTAGCAATTTCATATTGCCACTTTAATTTATCAAACGTATCAGTACTCACTAGTTTTTGACTATGAACTTTATTAATTCTGTCT
This genomic window contains:
- a CDS encoding efflux RND transporter periplasmic adaptor subunit, whose protein sequence is MKSPKFNLKSVLLVSTMLSSSIFITGCNNAEAVAEDKPAEVIAIPVEVALVQSGDISSNYVSTTVLEPKEEAEVISKASGILEKLYVEEGQFVEAGELLAEIEPERFQLRAEKAQAELSSLKIELDRINKVHSQKLVSTDTFDKLKWQYEIAKSNVKIAELDLKETKILAPISGYISKRYVKEGNLVEQYQSQKLFHIVKMQVLESTVNLPEQELSKLRLNQPAKLSFTAFPNEHVIAHVERISPVVDSDTGTFSVKLRVENPDNKLKAGMFAQVKLVYDVHNNTKLLPKKALISMDNKHTVFTIDDNKAHKTVVTLGYEDESFVEIIGGLDLDAMVVTTGQNNLKDQAVIQVIEAI